A single genomic interval of Mangifera indica cultivar Alphonso chromosome 5, CATAS_Mindica_2.1, whole genome shotgun sequence harbors:
- the LOC123215248 gene encoding homeobox-leucine zipper protein ATHB-7-like, with the protein MSDADEYSPAAESFSCLNELATSRKKRNKGNKRRFSDEQIRSLELIFENETRLEPRKKLQLARELGLQPRQVAIWFQNKRARWKSKQLERDYNILQTDYDNLASRFESLKKEKQALVIQLQRMNDLLQEPRGERQSCGQDEAVNSMDSELDDGEARNTKCESEVKPGLSLEISEQRVGVLSDDDISIKAEYFALEEEPDLIPMVEPAESSLTSPEDWGKFEPDDLFDQSSTGYQWWDFWS; encoded by the exons ATGTCTGATGCAGACGAATATTCTCCGGCGGCTGAGTCATTTTCCTGCTTAAACGAGCTTGCAACTTCAAGAAAAAAGAGGAACAAGGGTAACAAGAGAAGGTTCAGTGATGAACAGATCAGATCGTTGGAActgatttttgaaaatgaaacGAGACTTGAGCCACGAAAGAAACTACAGTTGGCTAGAGAACTTGGGTTGCAGCCGCGACAGGTAGCAATATGGTTTCAAAACAAGAGAGCTAGATGGAAGTCGAAGCAGCTTGAACGAGATTACAACATACTGCAAACCGATTACGATAATTTGGCTTCCCGGTTTGAATCtctgaagaaagaaaaacaggCCTTGGTGATTCAG TTGCAAAGAATGAATGATTTATTGCAAGAACCACGAGGAGAAAGGCAGAGTTGTGGGCAAGATGAAGCTGTCAACAGCATGGACAGTGAATTAGACGATGGAGAGGCCAGAAACACAAAGTGTGAATCAGAAGTGAAGCCGGGTCTGTCCCTTGAGATATCAGAACAAAGAGTTGGTGTCCTGTCTGATGATGATATAAGTATAAAGGCTGAGTATTTTGCACTTGAAGAAGAGCCCGATCTTATTCCCATGGTGGAACCTGCCGAGAGTTCATTGACTTCACCAGAAGATTGGGGGAAATTTGAGCCCGATGATCTCTTCGATCAGTCTAGTACTGGATACCAGTGGTGGGATTTCTGGTCTTGA
- the LOC123215976 gene encoding uncharacterized membrane protein At1g16860-like, translating to MNDLSNAALLEHHTAFACKPIPSLAFYILIPLFFIGLSVSLFILIVVHNAVFLVSFLFLSTCVLSFIAWNTLNRRQIAAISYFLRSFPDSDLAVATDGQIVKITGVASCGNLSLESSYERATRCIYTSTLLYEYGSLGLKPVNIKKSCFQWSLAYCERFSTDFYITDRKSGIRAMVKAGSGCKVIPLIFESKIVTITKYCSVLSPHLRKWLRERNLPAEARQLCVEEGYVQEGSSVTVIGMLHKDNDALMIVQPPQPVSTGCLWKRLLLPVEVDGLVLGVPDFTDPVTNTVPVRHPEQ from the exons ATGAACGACCTCTCTAATGCAGCTCTGTTAGAACACCACACTGCTTTCGCTTGCAAACCCATACCTTCTTTAGCTTTTTACATTCTCATTCCTCTCTTTTTTATTGGTCTTTCAGTCTCTCTTTTCATCCTTATTGTTGTCCACAACGCtgtttttttggtttcttttcttttcttgtcgacttgtgttttatcttttatagcTTGGAACACTCTTAACCGAAGGCAAATAGCTGCCATTTCATATTTTCTCCGTTCTTTTCCCGACTCTGACCTTGCTGTAGCAACTGACGGCCAGATTGTTAAAATCACTGGG GTAGCATCATGCGGGAATCTGTCCCTGGAATCTTCATATGAAAGGGCCACCAGATGTATCTATACCTCAACTCTTTTGTATGAATATGGAAGTTTGGGTCTCAAGCCTGTGAATATCAAAAAATCTTGCTTCCAGTGGAGTTTAGCATATTGTGAG AGGTTCTCCACAGACTTTTACATAACTGATAGGAAATCTGGCATAAGAGCAATGGTGAAAGCTGGTTCTGGTTGTAAAGTCATTCCCTTGATCTTTGAGAGCAAAATTGTCACAATTACTAAATATTGCAGTGTACTGTCCCCTCACCTTAGGAAATGGTTAAGAGAAAGAAACCTCCCAGCTGAAGCCCGACAACTATGTGTGGAAGAAGG GTATGTTCAGGAAGGCAGCTCTGTGACTGTTATTGGAATGTTACATAAAGATAATGATGCTTTGATGATTGTTCAGCCACCACAGCCCGTCTCCACAGGATGTCTATGGAAAAGGCTTCTTCTACCTGTTGAAGTTGATGGACTTGTCCTGGGAGTCCCTGATTTCACTGACCCAGTAACCAACACAGTCCCCGTGCGTCACCCTGAACAATAA
- the LOC123217411 gene encoding LOW QUALITY PROTEIN: cytochrome P450 78A9-like (The sequence of the model RefSeq protein was modified relative to this genomic sequence to represent the inferred CDS: inserted 1 base in 1 codon), which yields MKTDIESLWVFALASKCRAFSPQNIAWSLLFMFLAWLAMALFYWVQPGGPAWGKYRLTKGSSFGMPKSIPGPRGLPVIGSMNLMMSLAHHRIAAVAEACNAKRLMAFSLGDTRVIVTCNPDVAKEILSSSVFADRPVKESAYSLMFNRAIGFAPYGVYWRTLRRIAATHLFCPKQIKGAEIPRGVIASQMISMIVEHKQGFCVREVLKRASLSNMMCSIFGREYELNSSNNEVKQLRELVDEGYELLGTLNWTDHLPWLADFDPQKIRFRCSKLVSKVNRFVSRIIAEHRAQSSQNTVDFVGVLLSLQGSEKLSDSDMIAVLWEMVFRGTDTVAVLIEWILARMVLHPDVQSRVHDELDKVVGRSRQVSESDICELYYLAAVIKEVLRLHPPGPLLSWARLAITDTNIDGYHVPKGTTAMVNMWAISRDPHVWMDPLKFMSDRFVAKEGEVEFSVLGSDLRLAPFGSGRRVCPGKNLGMTTVSFWVASLLHEYEWLSFDQKTVDLSELLRLSCEMXNPLTVKVRPRRGSSLPH from the exons ATGAAAACCGACATAGAGAGCCTTTGGGTCTTTGCTCTTGCCTCCAAATGCAGAGCTTTCAGTCCACAAAACATTGCATGGTCACTTTTGTTCATGTTTTTGGCTTGGTTAGCCATGGCCCTCTTCTACTGGGTTCAACCTGGTGGTCCAGCTTGGGGCAAATATAGGTTAACAAAAGGTTCATCTTTTGGTATGCCCAAGTCAATTCCTGGTCCAAGAGGACTGCCTGTAATTGGCAGCATGAACCTGATGATGTCACTGGCACACCATCGAATTGCTGCTGTCGCTGAAGCATGCAACGCTAAGAGGCTCATGGCGTTTAGTCTGGGTGATACTCGCGTAATAGTAACGTGTAATCCAGACGTAGCAAAAGAAATACTCAGCAGTTCAGTGTTTGCTGATCGTCCTGTCAAGGAGTCTGCTTATAGTTTAATGTTCAATAGAGCAATTGGGTTTGCTCCTTATGGTGTGTACTGGCGAACCTTAAGGAGAATCGCAGCTACTCACCTTTTCTGCCCAAAACAAATCAAGGGAGCTGAGATTCCGAGAGGTGTAATAGCTTCTCAGATGATCTCCATGATTGTTGAACACAAACAAGGTTTTTGTGTACGTGAAGTACTTAAACGAGCTTCACTAAGCAATATGATGTGTTCAATTTTTGGACGAGAATATGAGTTAAATTCGTCGAATAATGAAGTGAAACAACTACGAGAATTAGTGGATGAAGGGTACGAGTTACTAGGCACTCTAAATTGGACCGACCACCTTCCTTGGTTAGCTGATTTTGACCCGCAAAAAATCCGGTTTAGATGCTCAAAACTTGTATCCAAAGTGAACCGGTTCGTTAGCCGAATTATTGCTGAACACAGAGCTCAAAGTAGCCAAAACACAGTGGATTTTGTTGGTGTTTTACTGTCTCTTCAAGGCTCAGAAAAACTGTCGGACTCGGATATGATCGCCGTTCTTTGG GAAATGGTATTTAGAGGCACCGATACAGTGGCTGTTTTGATCGAGTGGATATTAGCAAGAATGGTGCTTCATCCTGATGTTCAGTCAAGGGTGCATGATGAGCTTGACAAGGTCGTTGGCAGATCACGTCAAGTTTCCGAATCTGATATCTGTGAGTTATATTATCTAGCGGCTGTGATTAAGGAAGTGTTGAGGTTACATCCTCCAGGCCCGCTTCTCTCATGGGCCCGTTTGGCCATTACTGATACAAATATCGACGGATATCACGTGCCTAAAGGGACCACAGCAATGGTGAACATGTGGGCTATATCTAGGGACCCACACGTGTGGATGGACCCTCTTAAATTTATGTCTGATAGATTTGTAGCCAAAGAGGGTGAGGTTGAATTTTCCGTTCTTGGATCAGATCTAAGACTGGCTCCATTTGGTTCAGGTAGACGGGTTTGCCCAGGAAAGAATTTGGGAATGACTACGGTAAGCTTTTGGGTAGCATCATTATTGCATGAATATGAATGGTTATCGTTTGATCAGAAAACCGTTGACCTATCAGAGTTACTAAGACTTTCTTGTGAGA AAAATCCTTTAACAGTTAAGGTGCGCCCAAGGCGTGGCTCAAGCTTGCCTCATTAA